The Plasmodium vivax chromosome 7, whole genome shotgun sequence DNA window cctttctcattttctacacattcgttttcttctttgcctttttctttttgaatTTTAAATCATACGGGTCGAATGTGTCTGAACACAGAGGAGTGGTGTACTCAAAGTTCATCGACTGCAATGGGggagggaggaggaaaaaaaaagaaaaaaaaagaaaaaaaaatacaaaaatgtatatatgtagtACGTACTCCCATATGTATGAAAAAACTGCCTTATCGAGGAAACCACTGCCTCGTTTATCTTTTTTCAAACGGCTCGGGAACGACAACCATTTTCCTTCCGTACGTTTTTGTCCTTATTGGATTGAAAGGTGTGAATGATGAGGAGCGACGGGATGCATTCTGAGATGAAATAAGACTGTTATCGGAGGGGGTAAaaggaaagggggaaaaatgggataCTCATATGTGTAACGCGCACGTAAGGCATACATATAAACATGagaagagaagcaaaaacgttttttctcccctttgacATTACTATCGCGTCGCAAGTGGGTAAATCGAAGTAGGAGTTGTAAAAGTTCGCATCCTTCACGAAACACCAAAAGGAGTATAATCCCTTCAGGGCCAAAATGACAAACATAATAATAGCCAAAGACAGTATCTGaattgttcaaaaaaaaaaaaaaaaaaatttctacgTTATTCCGCCTGtactgttcatattttttttttttttcgtacccATTTGCACACGTAGGTGTGTCGAAATTTGAATAACGCCACTGAGATGTGGATGTCTCTCTTTTTCTCAGCTTAGTTACCCTTTTTACGATGCTGTTGCTTTTTGAAATTCCcttgcttttttcttccagcTTCTTGGTCACCTTCaaaagtaaaacaaaaaaaaatagttgtaATTGTGGTGAAGGATACACACTCGCGCACTGCTAACTGTTAactgcaaaatgagcaaaaaaacgTGCGCACCTTAACCCCATAGTACAGAAATGCTATGGCTATTATGTAATCTATTATGGACTCCAGGATgtagttgtaaaaaatgtagttGTAGAACGTCTGGGTGAAATAGCtcaagctagccaaaatgataTGTACTGCGTACACAAGGCCATTTAGGAAAATGTACAGCGATCTGacaggttaaaaaaaaaaaaataaataaataaaacaaaatagcaACTGCTATTACTACTGCGATTACTCGCCTGCACACGAGCTAGCCAATTTtctgggaaaaaaaattcacacaCAAATGCACACAAAAGTGCCGCTTTcgtttcttcacttttttggggaaaaacatTACTGTAAGTGCGGGGCGGACACTAATATAGACGCATAGTAAACTTGGGACCAAAAAAGTATTATAATCGTGAAAgatgacaaaaaaaggtacgTGGGGATGGCTTTCAATATGATTaagtagaaataaaaattgggaaataaCAGCAGCGTGTTGTAGTCAATCACGTAATAGCGTATGTCCAGGTAGGTCAAAATTGTAAGGGATATTATTCTgcctgggggagggggggaggtgtGCGTTTGTGGGCATAAGCGCACGCGATGGGacgggtgaagcggtaagCGGTAAAGCAGTTAAGCGGCAAAATTGCAATCTGTTAATCTGCTAATCTGCTAATCTGCTAATCCGCCCCTCGCGCTCTCCCATTTTCCACTTACTTATGTGgcagaaaaacaaaaaaacgaacaaaaaattCCTTGTCTTCTCCCCCGTCAAATTGGCGGAGGCTACTGGCGAAACTTTCCTGTTTCTTATTAGCAGTTGGTATAGCAGGTAACTCAGGTAGGCATAGAAAAAGATTAACAGGATTAGGAAATAAATGCCTAAGTGGGGGGTGGGCGAGAAGGGGGCGCGTTCAGGTGGTgttgtgtgtgcatatgggCAGAGAGGCACGTGGGTGTGCGTCTAAGCGGTATATGGCTAGGAGGTGCCCACTTTCCTCCCACCACAGCGCTTCACTCGCTTTTCGCGGCAGTACCCGTAGTCATTAGGAAAACAGGGGAAATAACTGCGTTAAAGATGGTAGATGCGGAAAGGGGATGTTACTcagtttttgcaaaagtgaagTGAACCCTGTTGCAGCAGCTGCGTATGATTCACTCCTTGCTCGCTTCCCTACTTATGTTAACGgtatttttgcacaaaaaaaaggaaagaaaggagaagggggagaaacagCAACACGGTATAGTAGCTCAGTATGGCAACGCAGTACGGCAACGCAATGTAGTAACGTAAAGGAGTGACCCAAAGGAGTGACCCAAAGGAGTGATCCAAAGGAGTGACCAAAAGCAGTAGGATAAACCCGTAaggcgaaagggggaaggcgaAACAATAACTTAAACTAACATGGTAAAACGAAATAATGTGCTAAGGTGGAATAGCAGGATAGCCGAGTGACAGAATTGCACAATAATAGAATATCAAAACGGAATGGAAAAGTATGTACGCAAATAAAAAGCGCTTACGAATGAGTGGgaacaagcaaaaaaaaaaaataaaataaaataaaaataaaaaaattattttcgtaCAAAAAAGCTAgggtccccctttttctgtaATTCCCCCATAAAAACGCTTCCCCTGCGTGTACCACTTTTGTAgcaatatgtacatgtaatttatgtgtacattttgtgagtccttttttttttttttttcctggcaGTTTACACCCCAGTGGACCAATTAataggggcaaaaaaaataggaaaaaaaaacaaaaaaaaaaacatgtttttttccttcctaaGCACATGCTCCCACTCGTTTCGGCTTCTACATTTTAAAGTTTCATCTCAGGGGTGTAAATCAAAGCGCAGccaagaaagaagaaaaaatgagcttctcttttttctgcttGGTGGAACAGCTAAACAATtgcgttcatatttttttttttttccggtcCTCCATATGTGCCAGTATTCGCAGAGAACAAGtggaagaatgaaaaaaaaaaaaaaaaaaaaaaaacggtctTACAAAACCCTATGCACACGGCAATAATTGACAAATGGCTAACAAAACAGACGGCAGCGCGACACTACGCTTTCCTCCCTTTGGGAACAGCTCTACCCACTTGGCGTATTGCACCCTTTGGTATCTTCCGTTTTGGGGGCCTCCTTTCTTGGGGGATAACTTCTCTGTGcgcatttttctgtttcccccctcctcgtAAATATGGACAAGTCGTCCGAAGCGGACTGCCACCTGTTTCGCATTACATGGTGTGTTGCCCCCGGTCTGTTCCCCGAGCGGTATGTCCCGTTTTCTCCTACCGTGCTGCTCCCTGCCAGTTGGttcgtttccccttttgccactCATACCCTTTTGTACGTGTTCGTTCGGGGGGTGCATAGGCTTACAGAACAAATGGCGAACGAAAGCGACGAGGCAGTGGTCGCCCAGTCCACCCCAGGTTAGCAACAGGTCAGAAAGAAATGCGCGTGACCGTAACAGGAGAAGCGCGCACcgtttgaaagaaaaaatctacCTCTTCatcaccaaaaaaaattgttgttTCGTCGCCTCATTCGTTGCGCCCTTTGTTGCGCCGCTTACTTTTGCGGCATTTTTGGCATGTCTCTTCGGGCGCCGCGCGTGCCGCCATTATCGCCGGTAGCACTTTTGTTGCCACCTCTCGGCATGTTTTGGTCGCCTTTTCGCCATGTGTTGTCCACCtgttcgccatttttttgtattctccttgccattttttggtctttttttcaccattttttggtCATCGCTTTGCCACTTTTTGGTCCCCTCTTGGCcggtttttcttcccccccgctgcacGCTTGCCCAGTTACACgtatccttttttctgtGTCTAAAATACTCGCGCGCATGCATCCCCACTTTGGCAAAagcgcaaataaaaatattcttcgctttttttttcgccaagGGGAAATACGTTCGTGTAAATGTACACCATTGGTGATCTAAAAATCGGATTTgttctgttcattttatgCTTCGCAAGTTTCGCATTGTTTTGTTTCAcattgttttgttttgcatttttcgcgtttttccGCCTCTTTTCCGCCTCTTTTCGCCTCCTCTTCCGcgttattctttttttttaattaaactaTCGTCCGTGTAACTCCCCCCGCGAGCAGTGACTACACAGTTCGTAACGACATAACcagttgatttttttttttttttttgtaaatccGTTTTGCcaagttgtttttttctcacttccTCCCTTTTATGAGCAAAATTAACCACAAAGTGCAATTTGAAGATAACtcgtttggaaaaattgcatGCCTCTATTTGTACGTTGCCGTTTGTTTCTCATTGGGAGTGCCTCCCcgttttttgtttgttccaTCTGCTGTTCCTTCATCTGCCGCGTTGCCTTGcccacccctttttttttccgttgcAACTGTAAGTGCTGCGTGCAGATCTACTTTGCGGCACTGCTCGTCGCGGATGACGCGTTTGGCCGACGCGTTTGACTGACGCGTTCGGTTAGGCGCCCTTCAGGTGTATGTCCGTTGGTGCACATCCCCCCGTGAGCGCCTTTCCACTTGTATGCCCCACTTAGAACAACGGGTTTGCCCACCCATCCCCACGCACCCGCGCAGCAGCTCCACCCCACGGCAAGCACACGAGGGGCGTGTAGCAAAACGAGCTGGCGCAGAGCGGAAAGAAACGACAAGGGGAACCCCAAGAGAGGCCACAAGGGGAACCCCAAGAGAGGCCACAAGGGGAACCGCAAAAGAGGCCACAAGGGGAACCGCAAAAGAGACCACAAGGGGAACCCCACAAGTGACACCAAGCTGACCCCACCGCGCAAGCACCCCCACtggcaaaatgaaaaaggacaaaacgaAGGAGGAGCTAAAGGAAAGCTACGAAAATTACCTGAGCTTCAACGAAGATGCGAAGAAATGGTTTTACagtaaaattgaaaaaaataaaatgatgcaCATACAAGAAAAATACGACTCCTTCCTCAAGTCCTacgaaaacaaaaagaaacatgtcacggaaaaatataacttaaaaaaatacttaacCATAATTCATAATTTGCTGCTATTATGCTTCATCacttttgacattttttttaacttcctcaaagtgtgtgcaaaaaatgggaagcgcTTTTTACACAACCCTCTCCTGTACATACACAACGCCAAAAtggttgtaaaaaaaaatatttcctatGGACTGAAGCTGATGAAGGCATATAAGAACCTGCTCTGCGCCGCTGCTCTATTTTTgttgagggagaagaagaaaatcgCCAAGGAAATCCAAAACgtccttctcttcctcttccagcttttgaatttttaccttttcaaGTCGCTCGAGGCCATGTACCAGTATTTTTACTTCAGGTACTGCGACATTTTCAGGGCCACCAAGTTTTTTAAGGTTTTCGCGTGAGGGCGCCCGGGGCGGCAGTGCATCTGTGAAGAAGTGGCTCTGCCAAGCGGTGGGAAGACGCGCGCGCCAAACTGGGAAGACATACCGACAAGCTACGATGATACAACTTTGCGGACCCCGCTTACACCCCGTTGTTGCATTATATTTCCATTTGTTCTTTTGTCCTGTCAAACccatttcgatttttttttttttttttttttttccgatgAAATGGAACCTGCCTTTTTGAccagcaaaaaagggaccaTTTCGAAATGAACCCTCGCAAGGAAAATCCGCCGGTGAAGCTACGCTAAGCGAAACGGCggacgtgaaaaaaaaaaaaacattcacaATTGTCACGCTGTGCAGCATGCAGCTATTGGGGAGCAGCTGACGTGCCCACATGGAGAAGAGGGCAAATCTCACACCGCACACGCGGATGAACGGGGGCCCTCCCAACCGCACATTCATTCGCACAACTGCCATATCCGCTTGCCTGCACCTGATGGGGAACACCCAACTTGGGGCCCACTTCACGTCGGCACATGGGAGAACAGTTAAGTGGCGGGCGGTCCCCATAAATCCCCGCCCATTTGGCGCAACGGAAGAAGGGTATAACaacgaaatggggaaaaaaaaaaaaaaataaaataatcaaataaGAGCAATAAAAATACGCCAAAACACATCGGGGAGTGCACAGAGCAACCCACCGACATGCTCACATGACGCTACACAACACCGGCGTGACTCCGCGGGAAGTCACTGCCCGTCCGCCGCGCGCGAATAGAACAGGCGGAGCCTCTCCACGTTGAGGAAGTGGTACAGCAGGCTCATCAAAACGTGCACATCGTTGTTCACCAGGGAAGCGCCGCTCAACTTCCCCATCTGTGTAGCTCCCACATACTCCCTTCCGCGTCGGTCCCCCTTATCGCCACTTCCATCGTTCCTCTGCCCACTGGAGGAATTTTCTTCACAGCCAGTTGAAGATACACCCAAGCAATCACCACGTTTTTCAAAACTTAAGAAAGAAGCAGTTTCGACGTCTTTCCCATTGAAGGGTACCCTGCCATTCCGCCCAAGGGAACACCCCTCTGTGTGGTTATCCCTTTCGCTTCTcctttccttctccttctgtaGAGGCAAACTTGCACACAGTTTGTTCGTCCGGCCGGATAAATGCAGCTTCCTATCATGTTTGTGTTTCTCCCTCTTGTAAAGTAACTCCACTTGCCCCTCCACCATTTTGATTAACTTCTTTAAGTAATAATCTGTGACGCTTTGTTTCCTCTTTATGGTGTCCTCTTGGGTCTCCCTCTTGAGGTACTCCTCCACAGCTTCGTCATTTCGAAAGTGGGGATGCTGCAAATAATTGGCAAACTCGTTTTTATGGTTCAtagcattttttacaaagccATCAGAAAAGGCTTCTTCCTTGCTGCCATGCTGTGGGTCGACTCTGCTCAGAAGCAAAGGTACGAATCGAATGTCATCCCCATGATGGGGAGTCTCCATGGTGGCTACCCCTCTGTCGTCCCATCGACCCACCCTGCTTGTGCTCCCCTCCACCACGTGCTTATTATACTTGAGTAGATTGTTAtattcttccatttggctTAACAAACcctggagggggaaaatgttTCTGTAGCCACGTATGCAGGAGACCAGCTGCTCATACGGGAATATGTGTTCCTCATCGATGTTCTTAGAACAGGCCCAGAGGACATTCCCCGGAAGGAGGTCACCCCGTCGGTCATCACGCCGGTCATCACGTCGACCATCACGCCGCCCATCAACGCTTGCGCCTCGCTTGCCTGGgccgctcctcctcctaCACCGCTCcgcagaaaaaaggagaaacaaaattCTTCGGATTTTCCGCAAATACTTCATCGGCATGCAGATGCTAAACCAGGAATGGAGGAGGTACCACTTGATTCTACGCCGGTTGGGGATCCTCCCTGTGGAGTGAGCCCCTTCATGTGTTAAGGCAAAATCGGGGACGTACCAGTAGACCCGATTCGTTTTGTTTGCCTCCCCATGAGGGTACTTGTAATTGAGCAGGTAGTAACTGATTTCCTCGAACATGTGCAGGCACTTTCCACTGTCCAGGTACATGTGGACGAGGCTGAGGACGTAGTGGCTGTGCAGCGCGTCGGGGTGGTTTATTCCGAGCTTCCGCCGGAGGATCTGCGGTGAAAAGCGGTGGGAGAGGGGAGAAGTGGTGGAAAGGGGTGGAAACGTGGTGAAGAGCGGCGAGACGTGGTGAAAAGCGATGAGAACTGTTAAGAAGCCATGGAACGCTGCAAGACGACTTCACATGCGCAATGGCCGCTTGGCGCCGCCCCCCTACCTGCGCCGCTCGCCGCGCGTTCGCCAGCGCGTAGGCCATCACGCAGCTCCCACCAAACTCGGGCATCTCGCTCAAGAATGTCTTCAAAGCCATCAGCGCCAAGTCCAGCGACGCTCCACCCACGTGCACATTCTCCGCGCCGAACGACTGGTACACATCACGCACATGCTCCAAAACGGAGATGCAGCAGAGCGACCCATTCATCACGAAATTCTCATTCCGGTATTTCCTTATAACCCTATTCGTGtaatagtaataaaataACGTGTTCGCAAACTGGTGGACGGTGCACCCCAGGCGGATGCTATAGACAGAGGAGCACTTCATCATCATCTCCAAGTTACCGTGTAGAAATAACTCCTCATGGGGATAGCATATGCTGTTGAGAAAGAAGTTGCACGCATTTCGGACCCTCTCCAGGAGAAGgtgctccttttccttccgcAACCCACTACCCTTATGCGAAGAAACGTCAAAGTTAAAGTAAAccaaattttcaaaattgtcaGTCAGCTGCACCATATCTTCGATCCTTTCTCCGGGGTGGTTCTTCAGCCTCATGTTCAGCTGCAGCAGGATGGCCGTtcggaggagcagcaggagcTCCCGGTAGTTCTCCACGCGGCGGTTGTACCTGCCAGGGGAGGCGGGTGCACAGGGGACACATGTGACGAGTGAAACGAGAAGAAATGCAGCACGTGGGGGGCCCCTCCTCATAGGCTGCTTCCACCACTGGGTGGTGTTGCCTCGTTTGCCGCGTCTGCCACTTCTCCCGCTTCTACGCGTACCACGCCAGGGAGAGGTAGAAATCCAGGTGCACCGGGTGGAAGAAGACAAAGTAGCTATTCAGGATGGCGGAGCAGCATTCGCGAGTGGCCTTATAAAGGTCCAGCTTGTCCCCAGCGCGAAAGGCAATTTTCCGATCCGCCTTCCTCCAGTCGGATTTCTCACCGCGCTCGGTTTGTCTCATTTGACTCTCCGATGAGTCACTCCAGTTGTCACCCAGTTGAAGATTCGATTTTTCCCCATACGCCTCATTCCAAAGGTCGTCGCAATCCGAGCACTGCTCAACCGACTCGTCGTCAAGAAGGAACACCCCCCTGCCAGACACGGAGCTGAAGCTCCCTCGCGTGGATTCTTCATCTAGGGAATTTTcgcggaaggggggaagcacccgTTTTTTGTTACCCGTTTTATAGGGCTTCTCTGCCCTGTTCTCGGAAGGCTTCTCATCCCCAGGGGTATCCCCCCTGAGGGTATCTCCCCTGAGgatgccccccccctgagggTACCTCCCCTTCAGCGCGTGCATGCACAGCCACATAACCCGGACGCGCACCGAGATGACACTCCTTTCTGGGATGTATcgaaaaagggcaaaaaactTTTTCACGGTACTTTCGAAGAAGCCAAGCTGCACCCCCACAGCAACGATATTTAGGAAGCCATAAAGAGGTACATAATTGGAGTCGCTGTAAAATGTCAAATTGTCTTTTGATGGAGTGAGAGAGTTCGCCCTGACTGTGCGTGTCTTATTATGTCTACTGCTTGTGTCTTCTTCATCAGAGCTTCCCCTCCTGAGGAAGAACTCCCTCGTGTACACCTCGTCAGTTGCACTCAGGTGGTGATAATACAtgagggtaaaaaaaataacgctcGACAagattttcttattttcgcTCGCCATATCGAGAGGTATCCTTTCATACCGCTGCGTGTACTTATAGGTTGGCAACTGCATGTACGTAACGTTAAGGGacctctttatttttgtgccaTATGCCTTCAAGTGGTGTACGGTGAATCTACCGCCCTGCTGATTCACTGATGCGCGGTGGAAGGAGATGCCCAGGCAAGGCTGCAAATTTGTGAAAAGGTAATTCCTCTGAGCTGCCTCTACCGAGTTGCCCACTTTCGTGTGAAAAAACCTTGCAGCTATGTTTTGCAAATCTGCCAGGAGATCCCCGTCTGCCCCACTCTCCTGGGCGAAAATCAGATTGAATAGATTGATGACAAACATGTCGATTAGAGTTACACCtcctttgtatttttttttcgcaatttttgtgcctccctgcaccttcttcctttttagtATGTACACCTCTCCGTTGCTGTACTTTTGGAAGGCATCAAAATTTAGGAGCTTGCTCAAAAGGGAGTTCCGCCCTTGTGGGTTGTTTCCCCAGTTGGGAGAGCCTCCGTTTAGcccaccgcttaacccgcCGCTGGACTGGGCGCTCCCCAAGTGACTCTCCAGGAGGACCTTCCTGCTGAGCACCTTCCTCATGCCTATAAATGACTTCAGCGCCTTCTTCCTCGAGCAAAGCTcccgttttgcttctctcTTCCTCAGCAGGTAATGGCGGTACCCCCATTCGGAGGTTCCCCCCGTATCGTCGCTGCGTAGAGAAGACGCCTCAGAGCAGGTCGCGTTGTCTCCACCTGCGTCGTAACAACGTGGCGGTGATGTCTCCCCGTTTAGAAGGCCCACCTCATCGCTTAGCAAATCGGACTCCACGGAGAAGTCCagctctgcagggggggtaGCCGAGTTGGTTGAGCAGTTTTCCGCACCGTGTAGTCCGCCTCCTATCCCGCCGCCTATTCCGCCTACCCCCCCGTGCTGACTCACCCTCCCTTTGCAAAACAAGCAAATCTCACGCACGCACAAGTGGAGATACCTCTTAACGCAACGGATTAGAATCTCATTTTGAATCATTTCGTACAGCCACCTAAGCGACACGCAACTGAGCATCTTCCCCAGGTGCTTCATTTTTAGCCCCCGTCCATGCaggtacatttttaatgagaCACTATCAAATGGGACACTACAGGATAGGCTCTCCATTTCCCTCAACACACGCTCAATGTATTTTTCAGTGTATTTGTCAATGCATTTTTCAGTGTACTTTTCAGTGTACTTTTCAATGCATTTTTCTGACGCCTTCCCGTGTGTGCCTCCACCCCATCCATCTGTCTCTGCCTCTTCACAGTAGAGGTCGAGGTCCTCTCTCACCTTCATCTCATTTGAGTAAAAAGATTTTTCCTTGCAAAACCCCTCGTTGTTCTTATCCTAAGtgtagggggggaaaaaaaaaaaaaaaaaaagaacagccCATGGAGAGGGAGTTTCCACTCAGGTAGTGCCTCATTCACGTGTACAAAAAACTGAGGGGAGAGAGACACACACCAACGAATGGATTATCGCCACTTTGTCGTTTTTCTACTCCCATCATAGCAAAACGGATGGGTGGCCAAATCATACCTCATTGTGGGGAGCTTCCCCCTGTGGGccttcaaaaatggggaagtgccTCTTCTTCGTGCCAACGAACATTGTGTTAATATTGTAGAACACGTAATTGTCCTCCGACTGGTCCTTCACCAGGAAGGCTtccttccgcttctcccctctgAGCAGTGCATACGTGGGGATGGCCCTTTCCAGCAGCCTCAAttcctgcgcgggggggttTTCCATTTGTGGGTGGAACGGCCATACGATAGAAGCATTATTGCACCACGAGGTGTAATTCTACACCGCTAGCTGTAATTTT harbors:
- a CDS encoding hypothetical protein, conserved (encoded by transcript PVX_098855A); the protein is MTTGIYFLILLIFFYAYLSYLLYQLLIRNRKVSPVASANLTGEKTRNFLFVFLFFCHISRIISLTILTYLDIRYYVIDYNTLLLFPNFYFYLIILKAIPTYLFLSSFTIIILFWSQVYYASILVSAPHLQSLYIFLNGLVYAVHIILASLSYFTQTFYNYIFYNYILESIIDYIIAIAFLYYGVKVTKKLEEKSKGISKSNSIVKRILSLAIIMFVILALKGLYSFWCFVKDANFYNSYFDLPTCDAISYFISECIPSLLIIHTFQSNKDKNSMNFEYTTPLCSDTFDPYDLKFKKKKAKKKTNV
- a CDS encoding hypothetical protein, conserved (encoded by transcript PVX_098860A), whose protein sequence is MKKDKTKEELKESYENYLSFNEDAKKWFYSKIEKNKMMHIQEKYDSFLKSYENKKKHVTEKYNLKKYLTIIHNLLLLCFITFDIFFNFLKVCAKNGKRFLHNPLLYIHNAKMVVKKNISYGLKLMKAYKNLLCAAALFLLREKKKIAKEIQNVLLFLFQLLNFYLFKSLEAMYQYFYFRYCDIFRATKFFKVFA
- a CDS encoding hypothetical protein, conserved (encoded by transcript PVX_098865A), with the translated sequence MRERMHTNDPQFKSHFALKIKLKALHLFCEDLSDVLKLKFRIYYDGEDERSVRVSPERVRVIEVLNRDCNFMLKSIINKSIYLPMVCLGGKCPQFINIICSIGKGRELGLRLYLNKNYAFLKYYGTYKLYSVYDCDDGSVRGHLELALDLVNCNRSVPYLGREPSKMGKDDHYLLATEVSVSKLWKEMVGQRTERDVNAYVESFRIMREDGFNEVPLTGGNTPLSLFGGSAKHVYEQVPIPLVSPAGLFDHFYMEVFPRYKKSNPSWIRVVNDAYDKYLCRHFQKKDMYEEIRACALFFYLERKANHRIQLDDDFKYEKISGESPLDVFKLFDGDEVYVTHDSCAVGEGLLGILIFGDDRTDTDLACKTYNREVKAQQWINKGIAEVKSQNVKGLAKECGKGRLGETVSLSLLSFNLSALVSYKGFKMYVIPCPVFPLTVRRLDGVGGDLKHELRLLERAIPTYALLRGEKRKEAFLVKDQSEDNYVFYNINTMFVGTKKRHFPIFEGPQGEAPHNEDKNNEGFCKEKSFYSNEMKVREDLDLYCEEAETDGWGGGTHGKASEKCIEKYTEKYTEKCIDKYTEKYIERVLREMESLSCSVPFDSVSLKMYLHGRGLKMKHLGKMLSCVSLRWLYEMIQNEILIRCVKRYLHLCVREICLFCKGRVSQHGGVGGIGGGIGGGLHGAENCSTNSATPPAELDFSVESDLLSDEVGLLNGETSPPRCYDAGGDNATCSEASSLRSDDTGGTSEWGYRHYLLRKREAKRELCSRKKALKSFIGMRKVLSRKVLLESHLGSAQSSGGLSGGLNGGSPNWGNNPQGRNSLLSKLLNFDAFQKYSNGEVYILKRKKVQGGTKIAKKKYKGGVTLIDMFVINLFNLIFAQESGADGDLLADLQNIAARFFHTKVGNSVEAAQRNYLFTNLQPCLGISFHRASVNQQGGRFTVHHLKAYGTKIKRSLNVTYMQLPTYKYTQRYERIPLDMASENKKILSSVIFFTLMYYHHLSATDEVYTREFFLRRGSSDEEDTSSRHNKTRTVRANSLTPSKDNLTFYSDSNYVPLYGFLNIVAVGVQLGFFESTVKKFFALFRYIPERSVISVRVRVMWLCMHALKGRYPQGGGILRGDTLRGDTPGDEKPSENRAEKPYKTGNKKRVLPPFRENSLDEESTRGSFSSVSGRGVFLLDDESVEQCSDCDDLWNEAYGEKSNLQLGDNWSDSSESQMRQTERGEKSDWRKADRKIAFRAGDKLDLYKATRECCSAILNSYFVFFHPVHLDFYLSLAWYNRRVENYRELLLLLRTAILLQLNMRLKNHPGERIEDMVQLTDNFENLVYFNFDVSSHKGSGLRKEKEHLLLERVRNACNFFLNSICYPHEELFLHGNLEMMMKCSSVYSIRLGCTVHQFANTLFYYYYTNRVIRKYRNENFVMNGSLCCISVLEHVRDVYQSFGAENVHVGGASLDLALMALKTFLSEMPEFGGSCVMAYALANARRAAQILRRKLGINHPDALHSHYVLSLVHMYLDSGKCLHMFEEISYYLLNYKYPHGEANKTNRVYWYVPDFALTHEGAHSTGRIPNRRRIKWYLLHSWFSICMPMKYLRKIRRILFLLFSAERCRRRSGPGKRGASVDGRRDGRRDDRRDDRRGDLLPGNVLWACSKNIDEEHIFPYEQLVSCIRGYRNIFPLQGLLSQMEEYNNLLKYNKHVVEGSTSRVGRWDDRGVATMETPHHGDDIRFVPLLLSRVDPQHGSKEEAFSDGFVKNAMNHKNEFANYLQHPHFRNDEAVEEYLKRETQEDTIKRKQSVTDYYLKKLIKMVEGQVELLYKREKHKHDRKLHLSGRTNKLCASLPLQKEKERRSERDNHTEGCSLGRNGRVPFNGKDVETASFLSFEKRGDCLGVSSTGCEENSSSGQRNDGSGDKGDRRGREYVGATQMGKLSGASLVNNDVHVLMSLLYHFLNVERLRLFYSRAADGQ